From a single Gammaproteobacteria bacterium genomic region:
- the metH gene encoding methionine synthase produces MVNEYQKLNTYLSEALQRRILILDGGMGTMIQQHRLDEADYRGTRFQEYDHPLKGNNDLLSLTQPDIIKAIHLAYLEAGSDLIETNSFNSTAIALADYHMSELAYELNFASAQLARLATDEMTRLTPEKPRFVVGILGPTNRTASLSPDVNDPGFRNVKFDELVASYVTAISGLVDGGSHLLMIETIFDTLNSKAAIFAVEHYFAKHACRLPVMISGTITDASGRTLSGQTTEAFWYAVRHANPFSIGLNCALGPAALRPYVQTLSKIADTFVSLHPNAGLPNAFGEYDETPEQMATTIAEFTEAGFINIVGGCCGTTPEHIKAIAAAVAPMPVRKIPTIPKACRLSGLEPLIIDDQSLFVNVGERTNVTGSSRFADLIRSDNYAQALEVALDQVQNGAQIIDINMDEGMLDAESAMVRFLNLIAAEPDISRVPIMIDSSKWSVIEAGLKCIQGKGIINSISLKDGEPAFIEKAQLAKNYGAAIVVMAFDEDGQADTEDRKVEICRRSYQVLTEKVKFPAEDIIFDPNIFAIATGIAEHNRYGLDFIKALKRIKAELPYALISGGVSNISFSFRGNNPLREAIHAVFLFYAIQAGMDMGIVNAGSLAIYEDIPKDLLILIENVLFNRSDEATEQLLDAATNIKSQGKTKKDDLAWRSLPIGERLTHALVSGINQFIIEDTEEARLTLNDPLQVIEGPLMDGMNIVGDLFAEGKMFLPQVVKSARVMKQAVAHLEPFLAANQVTAKPKGKIILATVKGDVHDIGKNIVGVVLRCNSYEIIDLGVMTPCAKILQAARDEGANIIGLSGLITPSLEEMTDVAKEMEREKFTIPLLIGGATTSRAHTALKIEPHYSGPTIHVVDASRAVGVASNLLGENHDQFVQQTRKDYIKLRELHKNKSSLNRMITLEEARLNKVKIDWKNHQIHRPKFLGIQAFQNYPLTNLVPFIDWTPFFHTWELSASYPKIFTDEVVGESAKSLYNDAQRMLKTIVAENWITANAVIGFFPANSIGDDIEIYTDESRTEVLNRFCMLRQQTRKATGKFNHCLADFVAPKALGHCDYVGAFAVTAGLGIEKYLAEFEKNHDDYNSIMLKALADRLAEGFAEYMHRRVRKEFWGYAHDEKLTNDQLIAEEYRGIRPAPGYPACPDHTEKPALFSLLSAPEQANIILTENFAMLPASSVSGFYFAHPESTYFGIGKIAEDQVVDYANRKQMDLSLIKRWLAPNLHD; encoded by the coding sequence ATGGTGAATGAATATCAAAAATTAAACACTTATTTGTCTGAAGCCTTACAGAGGCGTATTTTGATCCTCGATGGTGGAATGGGTACGATGATTCAACAGCATCGACTTGATGAAGCTGATTATCGTGGTACACGTTTTCAAGAATACGATCATCCCCTCAAAGGTAATAACGATCTGTTAAGCTTAACGCAGCCCGATATTATCAAGGCTATTCATTTAGCTTATCTTGAAGCAGGCAGTGATTTAATTGAAACGAATAGTTTCAATTCAACGGCAATTGCACTTGCTGATTATCATATGAGTGAACTTGCTTATGAGCTGAACTTTGCTTCTGCTCAACTAGCGCGCCTTGCTACCGATGAAATGACCCGATTAACCCCAGAAAAACCTCGCTTTGTGGTGGGGATTTTAGGCCCCACTAACCGAACCGCTTCTTTGTCGCCCGATGTGAACGATCCCGGTTTTCGCAATGTGAAATTCGATGAATTAGTGGCTTCATATGTTACAGCCATTAGTGGACTAGTGGATGGCGGTTCCCACCTTCTTATGATTGAAACTATATTTGATACACTCAATAGCAAAGCGGCTATTTTTGCGGTTGAACACTACTTTGCAAAGCATGCATGCCGCTTGCCTGTCATGATTTCGGGTACGATTACGGATGCAAGTGGAAGGACACTTTCCGGGCAAACTACTGAAGCATTCTGGTATGCTGTTCGCCATGCTAATCCTTTTAGTATTGGTTTAAATTGTGCTCTCGGTCCCGCAGCACTACGTCCTTACGTTCAAACCTTATCCAAAATTGCTGATACGTTTGTAAGTTTGCATCCGAATGCAGGGTTACCAAATGCATTTGGCGAATACGACGAAACACCCGAGCAAATGGCGACAACCATAGCGGAATTTACTGAAGCTGGTTTTATTAATATTGTTGGGGGATGTTGCGGCACCACACCAGAACATATTAAAGCCATTGCGGCAGCCGTTGCGCCAATGCCGGTTCGCAAAATTCCAACGATTCCCAAAGCATGTCGATTAAGTGGACTTGAACCTTTAATCATTGATGATCAATCTCTTTTTGTGAATGTCGGTGAGCGAACGAATGTCACGGGCTCAAGTCGATTTGCAGATCTCATTCGTAGCGATAATTATGCACAAGCGTTAGAAGTTGCTTTAGATCAAGTTCAAAATGGCGCACAAATTATTGACATCAACATGGATGAAGGCATGTTAGATGCAGAAAGTGCGATGGTCCGTTTTTTAAATTTAATTGCTGCTGAGCCTGATATTTCCCGCGTTCCTATCATGATAGATTCATCAAAATGGTCGGTGATTGAAGCTGGGTTAAAATGCATTCAAGGTAAAGGCATTATCAATTCAATTAGTTTAAAAGATGGCGAACCTGCCTTTATTGAAAAAGCCCAATTAGCAAAAAATTATGGTGCAGCGATTGTTGTCATGGCATTCGATGAAGACGGCCAAGCTGACACGGAGGATCGCAAAGTTGAAATTTGTCGTCGTTCCTATCAGGTCCTTACTGAAAAAGTAAAGTTTCCAGCAGAAGATATCATTTTTGATCCTAATATTTTTGCAATTGCAACCGGTATTGCTGAGCATAATCGTTATGGGCTCGATTTCATTAAGGCGCTCAAACGCATTAAAGCAGAACTCCCTTATGCTTTAATTAGCGGTGGGGTCAGTAACATTTCATTCTCATTCCGGGGCAATAATCCCTTACGTGAAGCGATTCATGCTGTCTTTTTGTTTTATGCGATCCAAGCTGGCATGGATATGGGTATTGTCAATGCTGGGAGTTTAGCGATTTATGAAGATATACCGAAAGATTTATTAATTTTAATTGAAAATGTTTTATTTAATCGTAGTGATGAAGCAACTGAGCAATTACTCGATGCTGCTACTAATATTAAAAGCCAAGGTAAAACAAAAAAAGATGATTTAGCGTGGCGCAGCTTACCTATAGGCGAGCGGTTAACACACGCCCTCGTTAGTGGCATCAATCAATTCATTATTGAAGATACGGAAGAAGCACGATTGACTTTAAATGACCCGCTGCAGGTCATTGAAGGACCGCTCATGGATGGTATGAATATTGTGGGCGATTTATTTGCTGAAGGTAAAATGTTTTTACCGCAAGTGGTCAAAAGTGCCCGCGTTATGAAGCAAGCTGTTGCCCATCTCGAACCTTTTCTTGCTGCTAATCAAGTGACTGCAAAACCTAAAGGTAAAATTATTTTAGCGACCGTTAAAGGCGATGTGCATGATATTGGAAAAAATATTGTCGGCGTTGTTTTGCGTTGTAATAGTTATGAAATTATTGATTTAGGCGTCATGACACCTTGTGCCAAAATTTTGCAAGCAGCACGCGATGAAGGCGCAAATATTATTGGTTTAAGTGGTTTGATCACCCCTTCACTTGAAGAAATGACAGATGTGGCTAAAGAAATGGAACGGGAAAAATTTACGATTCCTTTGCTAATTGGGGGTGCTACAACCTCGCGAGCCCATACCGCGTTAAAAATTGAACCGCATTATTCTGGGCCGACGATTCATGTAGTCGATGCTTCACGCGCAGTTGGTGTGGCTAGTAATTTATTGGGTGAAAACCATGATCAATTTGTACAACAAACCCGGAAAGATTATATTAAATTACGCGAATTACATAAAAATAAAAGCTCACTGAATCGCATGATTACGCTTGAAGAGGCGCGCCTGAATAAAGTTAAAATTGATTGGAAAAATCATCAAATTCATCGCCCGAAATTTTTAGGCATTCAAGCTTTTCAAAATTATCCGCTTACTAATCTGGTTCCCTTTATAGATTGGACGCCTTTTTTTCATACTTGGGAATTGAGTGCAAGCTATCCAAAAATTTTTACTGACGAAGTAGTCGGTGAAAGTGCCAAGAGTCTTTATAATGATGCACAACGCATGCTGAAAACGATTGTTGCTGAAAATTGGATTACGGCCAATGCTGTCATAGGCTTTTTTCCTGCAAATAGTATCGGTGATGATATTGAAATTTATACGGATGAATCTCGAACTGAGGTGTTAAATCGATTTTGTATGTTACGTCAACAGACCCGCAAAGCGACTGGCAAATTCAATCATTGTTTAGCAGATTTTGTTGCGCCTAAAGCTTTAGGACACTGCGATTATGTGGGTGCTTTTGCCGTAACAGCAGGGTTAGGAATCGAGAAATATCTAGCTGAATTTGAGAAAAATCATGATGATTACAATTCCATTATGTTAAAAGCATTAGCTGATCGGTTAGCAGAAGGATTTGCTGAATATATGCATCGCCGGGTGCGTAAAGAGTTTTGGGGTTATGCGCATGATGAAAAGCTAACGAATGACCAACTCATTGCTGAAGAATATCGCGGTATACGACCCGCCCCAGGATATCCCGCCTGCCCTGATCACACCGAAAAACCAGCTTTATTTTCACTTTTATCAGCTCCCGAGCAAGCCAACATTATTCTCACGGAAAATTTTGCCATGCTGCCAGCTTCTTCGGTTAGTGGGTTTTACTTTGCGCATCCTGAGTCGACTTATTTTGGGATTGGAAAAATTGCAGAAGATCAAGTGGTTGATTATGCCAATCGTAAGCAAATGGACCTGTCACTCATAAAAAGATGGCTTGCGCCAAATTTGCATGATTAA
- a CDS encoding GDP-L-fucose synthase: MQPNSKILITGASGMVGSALVRAFTPLAYHLFTPTHAELDLRNQNRVLSYFEKNKFDYVFHLAAIVGGIHANHHFPAKFIYDNTLMQSNVIHSAFECGVKKLMLPGSACTYPKLAEQPIKETAFLDGKIEPTNIAYAAAKINGIVMAQSFAREHQFNVITPMPTNAYGVGDNFDPQASHVIPALMKRFHDAKTAKLAQVTLWGSGTPLREFIYVDDLADALIFLMQEYDSYELINVGTMQEIAIFELAKAIATIVGFEGEIELDPSKPDGAPRKCLDSSPLFTLGWQPRTDLLEGLTQMYRYHFGVQRLTA; encoded by the coding sequence ATGCAACCGAATTCTAAAATTTTAATTACAGGCGCATCGGGTATGGTGGGAAGCGCGCTCGTTAGGGCATTCACACCACTTGCGTATCATCTCTTTACCCCAACGCACGCTGAACTTGATTTACGTAATCAAAATCGAGTTTTAAGCTATTTTGAAAAAAATAAGTTTGATTATGTTTTTCATTTAGCAGCGATTGTGGGAGGCATCCATGCTAATCATCATTTTCCTGCTAAGTTCATTTATGATAATACGCTTATGCAAAGCAATGTGATCCATTCTGCTTTCGAATGCGGGGTTAAAAAGCTAATGCTACCGGGTTCTGCTTGCACTTACCCTAAACTTGCAGAGCAACCCATTAAGGAAACTGCGTTCTTAGATGGTAAAATTGAGCCTACTAATATTGCTTATGCCGCTGCGAAAATTAACGGTATTGTAATGGCGCAATCTTTTGCACGGGAACATCAATTTAATGTGATCACGCCCATGCCGACCAATGCTTATGGCGTGGGAGATAATTTTGATCCGCAAGCCTCCCATGTTATCCCCGCTCTCATGAAAAGATTTCATGATGCGAAAACCGCCAAACTTGCCCAAGTTACATTATGGGGGTCAGGCACACCGTTGCGCGAATTTATCTATGTGGATGATTTAGCTGACGCCCTCATTTTCCTGATGCAGGAATATGATTCTTACGAATTGATTAATGTTGGTACGATGCAAGAAATCGCGATTTTTGAATTGGCAAAAGCGATTGCTACTATTGTTGGATTTGAAGGTGAAATTGAACTCGATCCCAGCAAACCAGACGGTGCACCACGGAAGTGTTTGGATTCATCACCATTATTTACCCTTGGCTGGCAGCCTCGCACGGATCTTCTAGAAGGCTTAACGCAAATGTATCGCTACCATTTTGGCGTCCAACGTTTAACTGCCTAG
- a CDS encoding alpha-ketoacid dehydrogenase subunit beta, with protein MSTLANSKNALITETNQQNAAEGVRLIRYVDALREAFEQEMERDERVFIFGLDVDDHKGIQGSTLGLQEKFGKDRVFGTPLSEDAMTGVAIGAAMAGLRPIHVHIRMDFMLLCMNQLVNMAAKAHYMYNGQVSVPLVVRTMIGRSWGQGGQHSQALHSLFMHIPGLKVVAPSNANDAKGCMIAAIRDNNPVIFIEHRLLYAVDGYVPYQSFEQPLGKARVMQEGDDITIIAISHMVMEALRAKKHLETVGITAEIIDPITLWPLDMDTIMQSVAKTGKLLIVDNAWLPCGASSEIMTKVYEHCMEHNLSIPRMARMGFAFTTCPTTKPLENAFYPDSKTIATRAHALVKQSAEAWEIQGNAETEIDAFRGPF; from the coding sequence ATGTCTACGCTAGCTAATTCAAAAAATGCATTGATAACCGAAACTAACCAACAAAATGCAGCGGAAGGGGTTCGACTGATTCGTTATGTCGATGCATTACGTGAAGCCTTTGAACAAGAAATGGAACGCGATGAACGCGTTTTTATATTTGGTTTGGATGTGGATGATCACAAAGGTATTCAAGGATCGACACTCGGATTGCAAGAAAAATTTGGCAAAGATCGGGTATTTGGTACACCGCTGTCCGAAGATGCTATGACGGGTGTTGCAATCGGTGCTGCCATGGCTGGACTTCGTCCTATTCATGTTCATATTCGTATGGATTTTATGCTGCTCTGTATGAATCAATTAGTGAACATGGCTGCCAAAGCCCATTACATGTATAACGGGCAAGTCAGCGTTCCTTTAGTTGTAAGGACAATGATTGGGCGTTCTTGGGGTCAAGGTGGTCAACATTCGCAAGCTTTACATTCCTTGTTTATGCACATTCCTGGTTTAAAAGTTGTTGCACCTTCAAATGCCAACGATGCAAAAGGTTGTATGATTGCAGCGATTCGCGATAACAATCCGGTTATTTTTATTGAACATCGTTTACTCTACGCTGTAGATGGCTACGTTCCATATCAATCTTTTGAACAACCTTTAGGAAAAGCACGGGTGATGCAAGAGGGTGATGACATTACCATCATCGCTATTTCTCATATGGTCATGGAAGCGCTACGCGCGAAAAAACATCTTGAAACCGTAGGAATTACTGCCGAAATTATTGATCCGATTACGCTGTGGCCGCTCGACATGGATACCATTATGCAATCCGTTGCTAAAACTGGCAAACTCTTGATCGTTGATAATGCTTGGTTGCCTTGCGGTGCGAGTAGCGAAATCATGACCAAAGTATATGAACACTGTATGGAGCATAATCTTTCAATCCCCCGTATGGCGCGCATGGGTTTTGCCTTTACGACTTGCCCAACGACTAAACCGCTCGAAAATGCATTTTACCCAGATAGTAAAACCATTGCGACGCGTGCTCATGCACTTGTTAAACAATCCGCAGAAGCCTGGGAAATTCAGGGGAATGCAGAAACTGAAATTGATGCTTTTCGAGGTCCTTTCTAA
- a CDS encoding phytanoyl-CoA dioxygenase family protein yields MTDKLANVSFFSNEEQAVAAFHATGLHAEFDFFTPHECNMFIEASHTLQNAKNGEFRPTLNPHTESEVFLQAMRDKKLITIIEKLLGGKASGLQTQYFFGLPGTQGFSIHQDNFFVEAQPADYFISTWLALADVDLGNGTIYAFPGAHKEGLLPVKKLEGGAKMGQDSNAHNEVCLVPDRYARLDICVPQGTLVFLHSLTPHGSYDNHSNRTRPVMLNNYIRQGTPFRSGRSAKRKEIPLEGPIVTSEMHAHVS; encoded by the coding sequence ATGACCGACAAGTTAGCTAACGTTTCTTTTTTTTCTAATGAAGAGCAAGCAGTCGCTGCCTTTCATGCGACAGGTTTGCATGCGGAATTTGATTTTTTTACACCGCATGAGTGCAATATGTTTATTGAAGCAAGCCACACTTTACAAAATGCGAAAAATGGCGAATTTCGACCAACGCTTAATCCGCATACGGAAAGTGAAGTTTTTTTACAAGCCATGCGTGATAAAAAATTAATTACAATTATTGAAAAACTCCTCGGTGGCAAAGCGAGCGGCTTACAAACCCAGTACTTTTTTGGCTTACCCGGCACCCAAGGTTTTTCTATTCATCAAGATAATTTTTTTGTGGAAGCTCAACCTGCGGATTATTTTATTTCAACGTGGCTTGCACTGGCCGATGTTGATTTAGGAAATGGTACGATTTACGCTTTTCCCGGTGCGCATAAAGAAGGTTTGTTGCCGGTTAAAAAACTCGAAGGTGGTGCTAAAATGGGTCAGGACAGTAATGCTCATAACGAAGTTTGCTTGGTTCCTGATCGCTATGCGCGCTTAGATATTTGTGTTCCGCAAGGCACCTTGGTTTTTCTGCATTCTTTAACTCCACATGGATCTTATGATAATCACTCGAATCGAACACGTCCTGTTATGCTTAATAATTATATTCGTCAGGGCACACCGTTTCGCAGTGGCCGAAGTGCGAAACGTAAAGAAATTCCTTTAGAGGGACCTATTGTTACTTCGGAGATGCATGCCCATGTCAGCTAA
- a CDS encoding thiamine pyrophosphate-dependent dehydrogenase E1 component subunit alpha: MHTPELVARLYKKMTLIRRLELRIAEIYHTDAVKSPVHLSVGQESIAVGVCDPLERDDIVSNTYRCHATYLAKGGDLKEMMAELYGKKTGCAGGKAGSMHLVDMKQGILGASAVVGTTIPVATGYALALQMKAKQTGKTSVVVSLFGDGGTEEGCFTESINFAALHQLPIIYVCENNRLAIHTPLEKRWATEKLCQRVETYGIKTVQILDADVFKIRETITKALADIRQGHGPIFLECATYRWLEHVGPRDDHTDSYRDPAVYQQWIDNDQIKRLGQLLDESVRMRLDEEVTLEIQAAETFAEQSPYPLAEELYTHVYAS; this comes from the coding sequence ATGCATACGCCCGAATTGGTAGCGCGTCTTTATAAAAAAATGACGCTTATTAGACGCTTGGAGTTACGTATAGCTGAAATCTATCACACGGATGCAGTTAAAAGTCCTGTGCATTTATCAGTGGGTCAAGAATCAATTGCCGTCGGAGTTTGTGATCCGCTAGAACGCGATGACATTGTTTCCAATACGTATCGTTGTCATGCCACTTACCTTGCTAAGGGGGGTGATTTAAAAGAAATGATGGCAGAGTTGTATGGAAAAAAGACAGGCTGTGCAGGTGGAAAAGCAGGTTCCATGCATTTAGTTGATATGAAGCAGGGCATCCTAGGCGCATCTGCCGTTGTCGGTACCACCATTCCTGTCGCGACAGGATATGCGCTTGCTCTGCAAATGAAAGCTAAACAAACAGGTAAAACCTCAGTTGTTGTGTCCTTGTTTGGCGACGGTGGAACCGAGGAAGGGTGTTTTACTGAATCGATTAACTTTGCCGCACTTCATCAATTACCCATTATCTATGTTTGTGAGAATAATCGTCTCGCGATTCATACACCTTTGGAAAAACGCTGGGCCACAGAAAAGTTATGTCAACGGGTAGAAACCTATGGTATCAAAACAGTACAAATTCTTGATGCTGATGTTTTCAAAATTCGCGAAACCATTACGAAAGCATTAGCTGATATTCGTCAAGGCCATGGACCTATCTTTCTTGAGTGCGCAACTTACCGCTGGTTAGAACATGTTGGTCCGCGTGATGATCATACCGATTCTTATCGAGACCCAGCGGTTTATCAACAATGGATTGATAACGATCAAATTAAGCGCTTAGGTCAATTATTAGATGAATCGGTTCGTATGCGTTTAGATGAAGAAGTTACGCTCGAAATTCAAGCTGCAGAAACTTTCGCAGAACAGAGTCCTTATCCCTTGGCAGAGGAATTGTATACCCATGTCTACGCTAGCTAA
- the metF gene encoding methylenetetrahydrofolate reductase [NAD(P)H] gives MKIIQSHLSFEFFPPKTIEGTQNLQLAALELSHYRPHFFSVTYGAGGSTRMGTLDAIDMLKRETLIPVAPHLTCIGTQAETVDELLIHYKQRGIKRIVALRGDLPDAGLGDSDFRYASDLVHYIRQRTGDHFYIEVAAYPEIHPQAGNAAEDVLNLKRKQDAGANSAITQYFYNADAYFYFLDECTKQGVTLPIIPGIMPIVNYERLAQFSAACGAEIPRYLCKWLESYSEKTLGTHGFASEVVYHLCQKLLRGGAPGLHFYTLNKAEATCEVLAMLGYKPRLQPMPRIAGLASEII, from the coding sequence ATGAAAATTATACAATCACACCTTAGTTTTGAATTTTTTCCACCTAAAACCATAGAGGGTACGCAAAATTTACAACTCGCAGCTTTGGAACTTTCGCATTATCGACCGCACTTTTTTTCAGTGACTTACGGTGCTGGTGGTTCAACGCGGATGGGAACACTTGATGCGATTGATATGCTAAAGCGAGAAACCTTAATTCCTGTTGCACCGCATTTGACTTGTATTGGCACACAAGCTGAAACAGTGGATGAATTACTTATTCATTATAAACAAAGGGGTATTAAGCGTATAGTTGCTTTAAGAGGGGATTTGCCCGATGCGGGATTGGGTGACAGTGATTTTCGCTATGCCAGCGATTTAGTTCATTATATCCGTCAACGCACTGGGGATCATTTTTATATTGAAGTTGCAGCGTATCCCGAAATCCATCCGCAAGCAGGCAATGCAGCGGAGGATGTTTTGAATTTAAAAAGAAAGCAAGATGCGGGGGCCAATAGTGCCATTACACAATATTTTTACAATGCAGATGCTTATTTTTATTTCTTAGATGAATGTACCAAGCAGGGTGTGACCCTTCCTATTATTCCCGGCATTATGCCCATTGTTAATTATGAACGATTAGCACAATTTTCAGCTGCTTGTGGCGCTGAAATTCCACGTTATTTATGCAAGTGGTTAGAATCTTATAGTGAAAAAACTTTAGGAACGCATGGTTTTGCCTCTGAAGTTGTTTATCATTTGTGTCAAAAGCTGCTACGCGGGGGAGCGCCCGGTTTACATTTCTATACGCTGAACAAAGCAGAAGCGACGTGTGAAGTATTAGCAATGCTTGGCTACAAACCGCGTCTTCAACCGATGCCGCGGATAGCAGGCTTAGCATCTGAAATCATTTAG
- a CDS encoding glycosyltransferase yields the protein MSVTNLPKISVIMPVLNRADTIEKAIKSVLQQNYPYLEFIILDGASTDDTPAIIKRYEASLAYWHSLPDGSPTVAVNQGIQMATGDLVVLFMADDWYEPNTFEYIAKAYLANPHADMFTCAGRIVERHPDTHHYKVKMIYDSPRRMALTCKNICFDVTSAICCRFIRRDLFKRTGLFPLYDQFGKHMFSNDKAMLIQAVLHQAQDVFVPYIGHNYLAHADSSTFGGNHKNILKLCYEHIELARTLLAGKQLSSSQRYLMHYWYNDQLTRLVLFTALDRDFRTSRHLIRHGFSQYPFFWLPAFLFTTVKIIGKRVGRKVSTVVKKKRWLQA from the coding sequence ATGTCAGTCACTAATTTACCCAAAATCTCGGTGATTATGCCGGTTTTAAACCGTGCTGATACCATTGAAAAAGCAATAAAAAGTGTTCTTCAACAAAACTACCCGTACCTTGAATTTATTATTTTAGATGGTGCCTCGACTGACGATACCCCGGCGATTATTAAACGCTACGAAGCTTCACTTGCTTATTGGCACAGTTTGCCTGATGGCAGCCCAACTGTGGCTGTAAATCAAGGGATTCAAATGGCTACGGGGGATTTAGTCGTATTGTTTATGGCCGATGATTGGTATGAACCCAATACGTTTGAATATATTGCCAAAGCTTACCTCGCCAACCCCCACGCTGATATGTTTACGTGTGCGGGCAGAATCGTCGAGCGACATCCGGATACCCACCACTATAAAGTAAAAATGATTTATGATTCACCCCGTCGGATGGCGCTTACCTGCAAAAATATTTGTTTTGATGTAACTTCAGCGATTTGTTGTCGTTTTATACGTCGAGATTTATTTAAGCGCACCGGGTTATTTCCATTATATGATCAATTCGGTAAACACATGTTTAGCAATGATAAAGCTATGTTAATTCAAGCTGTATTACATCAAGCACAAGATGTCTTTGTTCCCTACATTGGTCACAATTATTTAGCCCATGCGGATTCTTCAACGTTTGGTGGTAATCATAAAAACATTTTAAAACTTTGCTACGAACATATTGAACTTGCGCGTACGCTCCTAGCGGGTAAGCAACTTTCTTCTTCGCAACGTTACTTAATGCATTATTGGTATAATGATCAACTGACTCGTCTTGTTCTTTTCACTGCTCTCGATAGAGATTTCCGCACGTCGCGCCATTTGATCCGGCATGGATTTTCTCAATATCCTTTTTTTTGGCTCCCAGCGTTTTTATTTACGACAGTTAAGATTATAGGTAAGAGAGTAGGGCGAAAGGTGAGCACGGTCGTAAAGAAGAAAAGATGGTTACAGGCTTAA
- a CDS encoding NAD(P)-dependent oxidoreductase, translating to MNYLVSGCQSGLGKFLCHELMATGISRTTDLGALASEVNAPYDAIIHCAFNSKINIAASDLAQYMRDNILLTQQLLTIPHQKFIFISTVDVYPPNVTPFAEDEDFFIDDIKNIYGLSKLMSETLVQSSTPDYLILRATAMLGLDARKNSLMKMIFDATPTLSLAPTSRFHYILHEDVLAFIRVALAKDLQGKFNLASSQPVILSEVSHFLQKKIEFGSFHYEVGEVNNTKVQHYCQVFQNTSLDNIRRFINLLRPHYDRQVS from the coding sequence ATGAATTATTTAGTTTCCGGATGTCAAAGTGGTTTAGGGAAATTTTTATGTCATGAGCTGATGGCTACGGGCATAAGTCGAACAACGGATTTGGGGGCTTTAGCGAGCGAAGTTAATGCGCCTTATGATGCGATTATTCATTGTGCTTTTAACTCGAAAATCAACATTGCAGCGAGTGATTTGGCGCAATACATGCGTGATAATATTTTGTTAACGCAGCAATTGCTTACTATTCCGCATCAAAAATTTATTTTTATCTCAACCGTGGATGTCTATCCACCTAATGTAACGCCGTTCGCTGAAGATGAAGATTTTTTTATTGATGACATTAAAAATATTTATGGTTTATCGAAACTGATGTCAGAAACGCTGGTGCAAAGTAGTACGCCTGATTATTTAATTCTTCGTGCGACAGCCATGCTTGGTTTAGACGCACGAAAAAACAGCTTAATGAAAATGATATTTGATGCAACGCCTACTTTGTCGCTCGCTCCCACTTCACGTTTTCACTATATTTTGCATGAAGATGTTTTAGCCTTTATTCGCGTTGCTTTGGCTAAAGATTTACAGGGTAAATTTAATCTTGCCTCCAGTCAGCCTGTCATCCTGAGCGAAGTAAGTCATTTTCTCCAAAAAAAGATTGAATTTGGTTCGTTTCATTATGAAGTAGGTGAAGTGAATAATACAAAAGTGCAACATTATTGCCAGGTATTCCAAAATACTTCCCTCGATAATATTCGTCGATTTATTAATTTGTTGAGGCCTCACTATGACCGACAAGTTAGCTAA